A single window of Ammospiza caudacuta isolate bAmmCau1 chromosome Z, bAmmCau1.pri, whole genome shotgun sequence DNA harbors:
- the CKMT2 gene encoding creatine kinase S-type, mitochondrial, with protein sequence MAGTFCRLLAGRAAPALFAAAGTGVLATGYLLGQHNSVSAAVQEKRKLFPPSADYPDLRKHNNCMAECLTPGIYSRLRDKMTPNGYTLDQCIQTGVDNPGHPFIKTVGMVAGDEESYEVFAEIFDPVIKARHNGYDPRTMRHHTDLDASKITHGQFDERYVLSSRVRTGRSIRGLSLPPACSRAERREVENVVVTALSGLRGDLAGKYYSLTSMTEREQQQLIDDHFLFDKPVSPLLTCAGMARDWPDARGIWHNNEKTFLIWINEEDHTRVISMEKGGNMKRVFERFCRGLKEVERLIKERGWEFMWNERLGYVLTCPSNLGTGLRAGVHVKLPRLSKDPRFSKILENLRLQKRGTGGVDTAAVADIYDISNLDRLGRSEVELVQIVIDGVNYLVDCEKKLERGQDIKVPPPLPQFGRR encoded by the exons ATGGCTGGCACCTTCTGCCGTTTGCTGGCGGGGCGCGCGGCGCCCGCGCTGTTCGCCGCTGCGGGCACGGGCGTGCTGGCCACGGGCTacctgctgggccagcacaacTCCGTCAGCGCCGCCGTGCAGGAGAAGAGGAAGCTCTTCCCCCCCAG cgcTGACTACCCTGACCTGCGCAAGCACAACAACTGCATGGCCGAGTGCCTGACCCCGGGCATCTACTCCCGCCTCAGGGACAAGATGACCCCCAACGGGTACACCCTGGACCAGTGCATCCAGACCGGGGTGGACAACCCTGGCCACCCCTTCATCAAGACCGTGGGCATGGTGGCTGGGGATGAGGAGTCCTATGAG GTGTTTGCTGAGATTTTTGATCCTGTCATTAAAGCTAGGCACAATGGCTACGATCCACGGACAATGAGGCATCACACGGACCTGGATGCATCCAAG ATCACGCACGGGCAGTTCGACGAGCGCTACGTGCTGTCGTCGCGGGTGCGCACGGGGCGCAGCATCCGCGGGCTGAGCCTGCCGCCCGCGTGCAGCCGCGCCGAGCGCCGCGAGGTGGAGAACGTCGTGGTCACCGCGCTCTCCGGCCTGCGCGGCGACCTGGCCGGCAAGTACTACAGCCTCACCAGCATGACCGAGCgcgagcagcagcagctcatcGAT GATCACTTTCTCTTTGACAAGCCCGTGTCCCCGCTGCTGACATGTGCTGGCATGGCCCGTGACTGGCCGGACGCCAGGGGCATCTG GCACAACAATGAGAAGACATTTCTCATTTGGATTAATGAAGAGGACCACACCAGGGTGATCTCCATGGAGAAGGGTGGCAACATGAAGCGTGTCTTTGAAAGATTCTGCCGTGGATTAAAAGAG GTGGAAAGGCTGATCAAGGAGCGGGGCTGGGAGTTCATGTGGAACGAGCGCCTGGGCTACGTGCTGACCTGTCCCTCCAACCTGGGcacggggctgcgggcaggggTCCACGTCAAGCTGCCCAGGCTCAGCAAG GACCCCAGGTTCTCCAAAATCCTGGAGAACCTGCGGCTGCAGAAGCGCGGCACCGGCGGCGTGGACACGGCAGCTGTGGCTGACATCTACGACATCTCCAACCTGGACCGCCTCGGGCGCTCGGAG